A genomic stretch from Dyella sp. M7H15-1 includes:
- a CDS encoding SDR family NAD(P)-dependent oxidoreductase gives MGKAEIQIDYLVNNAGSGVFGRFMETDIEDELSINELNMMSPTILCKHFLPQLLRRRGKIMNVASVAAFQPGPYMAVYYATKAYLLSLSEAMNTELKGTGVTVTTFCPGPTQSGFQDAAGMSSSGLVKGKRLPSAHDVGVAGYRALMEGKSVFIPGFMNKVMVGSVRFAPRAWIQRVVMAMSAPR, from the coding sequence GTGGGCAAGGCCGAAATCCAGATCGACTATCTGGTGAACAATGCCGGGTCAGGCGTGTTTGGTCGATTCATGGAAACCGACATTGAAGACGAGCTGTCGATCAACGAACTCAACATGATGTCTCCGACCATCCTGTGTAAACACTTCCTGCCTCAATTGCTTCGCCGCCGAGGCAAGATCATGAATGTCGCCTCGGTGGCTGCATTCCAGCCCGGGCCATACATGGCGGTTTACTACGCCACCAAGGCTTACTTGTTGTCCTTGTCCGAAGCGATGAACACGGAACTAAAGGGAACTGGAGTGACCGTGACCACGTTCTGCCCGGGACCCACGCAGTCCGGCTTTCAAGATGCCGCCGGCATGTCTTCCTCTGGCCTGGTCAAGGGCAAGCGCCTGCCGTCGGCCCATGACGTTGGCGTCGCGGGGTATCGCGCGCTGATGGAGGGGAAATCGGTATTCATCCCCGGCTTCATGAACAAGGTTATGGTCGGCTCGGTGCGCTTCGCGCCAAGAGCCTGGATCCAGCGCGTGGTGATGGCTATGTCGGCGCCAAGGTAA
- a CDS encoding VTT domain-containing protein: protein MRLFGALYARVLVWARDPRAVRYLCGLSFVEAFIFPIMPEVMLAPMMLGKRHKAFFYANTSLLFSLLGSLVGYALGHWAFHALMPLLQSLHLYDPIEKGVENLRLQMNQHRLELLLVLMLAALQPVVPMKFVTWAAGIVGVPVVPFLVCVLLGRGKRVWLLALLIRLFGERAERILHKHIEWIGWAALVALAALAGWWILMKH, encoded by the coding sequence ATGCGCCTGTTCGGAGCGTTATATGCGCGCGTTCTGGTGTGGGCGCGTGATCCTAGAGCGGTTCGTTATCTGTGCGGTTTGAGCTTCGTCGAAGCCTTCATCTTTCCGATCATGCCGGAAGTAATGCTGGCGCCGATGATGCTCGGCAAGCGGCATAAGGCCTTTTTCTATGCCAACACCAGCCTGCTGTTCTCGTTGCTGGGTTCACTGGTCGGTTACGCGCTGGGCCACTGGGCCTTTCATGCGTTGATGCCACTGCTGCAATCGCTGCATCTTTACGACCCGATCGAAAAGGGCGTGGAAAACCTGCGCCTACAGATGAACCAGCATAGGCTGGAACTGCTGCTGGTGCTGATGCTCGCCGCCTTGCAGCCTGTCGTACCGATGAAGTTCGTCACCTGGGCCGCCGGCATCGTGGGTGTGCCGGTGGTGCCGTTCCTAGTTTGCGTACTGCTTGGACGCGGCAAGCGCGTGTGGTTGCTTGCGTTACTCATTCGTCTGTTCGGTGAACGTGCCGAGCGCATCCTGCACAAGCATATCGAGTGGATCGGCTGGGCTGCTTTGGTAGCGCTGGCTGCCCTTGCAGGCTGGTGGATACTGATGAAGCATTAA
- a CDS encoding IS3 family transposase (programmed frameshift), translated as MSEGKKRKTHSAEFKAKVGLEAVRGVKTINEIAQQYGVHPVMVSQWKKEIMDRAGSLFETKRGPKPNEASGDDDRLYSEIGRLKVELDWLKKSPGCVSMAMRMSWIDASDTALSITQQCVLSAVPRASVYRQRSAQTLPCEEDLLLCRLIDEAYTARPFYGSRRMVRTMRAQGYRVNRKRVQRLMRAMGLAGMAPGPATRVKHPEHKVYPYLLRGVPVVRPGQVWSTDITYIRLPRGFAYLVAIIDGYSRKVLSWRISNSLDAAFCVDCLEEALSVYGRPEIFNSDQGVQFTSKAFTDVLKREGVQISMDGRGRALDNIFVERLWRTVKYEDVYLKGYSTMAELMIGLTNYFAFYNAERPHQSLGYESPDTVYATRNGGGALIIDKYGKDDVSMSKTGQRCSAADEVVEAA; from the exons ATGAGCGAAGGCAAGAAGCGTAAGACGCACAGCGCGGAGTTCAAGGCCAAGGTCGGCCTGGAGGCGGTGCGAGGGGTGAAGACGATCAACGAGATTGCCCAGCAGTACGGCGTCCATCCGGTGATGGTCAGCCAGTGGAAGAAGGAAATCATGGATCGGGCCGGCAGCCTGTTCGAGACCAAGCGCGGTCCCAAGCCGAACGAGGCGAGCGGTGATGACGACCGGCTGTACAGCGAGATTGGTCGACTGAAAGTGGAACTGGACTGGCTGAAAAAAAGTCCGGGCTG TGTGAGCATGGCGATGCGGATGAGTTGGATCGATGCGTCGGACACGGCGCTGTCTATCACGCAGCAGTGCGTATTGAGCGCGGTGCCACGGGCAAGTGTGTATCGCCAACGGAGCGCGCAGACCCTACCCTGCGAGGAGGATTTGCTGTTGTGCAGGTTGATCGATGAGGCGTACACCGCAAGGCCGTTCTACGGCAGCCGGCGGATGGTCAGGACCATGCGTGCGCAAGGCTATCGGGTCAACCGTAAGCGCGTGCAGCGCCTGATGCGTGCGATGGGCTTGGCAGGCATGGCGCCCGGTCCAGCGACCCGCGTGAAGCATCCTGAGCACAAGGTCTATCCCTACCTGCTGCGTGGCGTGCCGGTCGTGCGCCCGGGTCAGGTGTGGAGCACGGACATCACCTACATCCGGCTACCGCGTGGTTTCGCTTACCTGGTCGCGATCATCGATGGGTACAGCCGCAAGGTGCTGAGCTGGCGGATCAGCAACAGCCTGGATGCCGCGTTCTGCGTCGACTGCCTGGAGGAGGCATTGAGCGTTTACGGCCGGCCGGAAATCTTCAACAGCGATCAGGGTGTGCAGTTCACCAGCAAGGCATTTACGGATGTGCTCAAACGCGAAGGTGTGCAGATCAGCATGGATGGTCGCGGACGCGCACTGGATAATATTTTCGTCGAACGGCTGTGGCGCACGGTCAAGTATGAAGACGTATATCTGAAAGGGTATTCCACGATGGCCGAGCTGATGATCGGCCTGACGAACTACTTCGCGTTTTACAATGCGGAGCGCCCGCACCAGTCCCTTGGCTATGAGTCGCCGGACACGGTGTACGCCACGAGGAATGGCGGCGGTGCGCTGATCATCGACAAGTACGGCAAGGATGATGTATCCATGTCGAAAACAGGGCAGCGCTGTTCCGCTGCGGATGAGGTTGTGGAAGCAGCTTAA
- the tnpA gene encoding IS200/IS605 family transposase: MKEYQSLSHARWDCKYHVVFIPKRRKKQVFGELRKHLGEVFHELASHKESQIVEGHLMSDHIHMCISIPPKYAVSNVVGYLKGKSAITIARKFGGRNRNFTGESFWARGYFVSTVGLDEAMVRAYIRNQEQEDERYDQMKLGV, translated from the coding sequence ATGAAAGAGTATCAAAGCTTGAGTCATGCCCGTTGGGACTGTAAGTACCACGTGGTGTTCATTCCCAAGCGGAGAAAGAAGCAGGTGTTTGGAGAGTTACGCAAGCACTTGGGCGAGGTCTTCCACGAGTTGGCTTCGCACAAGGAATCGCAGATTGTGGAAGGCCACCTGATGAGCGACCACATTCACATGTGCATCAGCATTCCGCCGAAGTATGCAGTGTCGAACGTGGTGGGTTACCTCAAGGGTAAGAGTGCCATCACCATTGCGCGCAAGTTCGGAGGACGGAATCGAAACTTCACTGGGGAGTCGTTTTGGGCACGAGGCTATTTCGTCTCGACGGTGGGCTTGGACGAAGCGATGGTGAGGGCATACATCCGAAACCAAGAGCAAGAGGATGAACGTTACGACCAGATGAAGCTGGGCGTGTAG
- a CDS encoding IS5 family transposase (programmed frameshift), with translation MESSVTAAYRRHDISDEKWGLLEPHLPGQAGRWGRVAKDNRQFINAVFWILRTGAPWRDLPPEYGDWKNTHRRFCRWRDNGTWEGLLERVMDEPDFEWLMIDASHCKVHPHAAGARGGNQGIGPHKRGRNTKIHLAVDAHGMPVRILVTEGTRADCSQAAELIKDIPAEHLMADKGYDSDAIVEQAHEQGMQAHIPPRKNRKEPRDYDTYLYRHRHLVENAFLYLKQWRGVATRYAKNLSSFLAAVQIRCLVMWLRIL, from the exons ATGGAATCCTCTGTGACTGCAGCCTATCGACGCCATGACATCTCCGATGAAAAATGGGGTTTGCTTGAACCCCATTTGCCGGGTCAAGCGGGCCGATGGGGGCGTGTAGCCAAAGATAATCGGCAATTCATCAACGCAGTGTTCTGGATACTTCGCACCGGAGCGCCGTGGCGAGATTTACCACCCGAGTACGGCGATTGGAAGAATACCCATCGGCGCTTTTGTCGCTGGCGCGATAACGGCACATGGGAAGGTCTGTTGGAACGTGTGATGGATGAGCCGGACTTTGAGTGGCTGATGATCGATGCCAGCCACTGCAAGGTTCATCCTCATGCAGCGGGAGCTCGTGGCGGCAATCAGGGCATAGGTC CTCACAAAAGGGGGCGCAACACCAAGATACATTTGGCCGTGGATGCGCATGGTATGCCAGTCCGAATTCTTGTTACAGAGGGTACCCGGGCAGATTGTTCGCAGGCTGCGGAACTGATCAAAGACATTCCTGCTGAGCATCTCATGGCCGACAAAGGTTATGACAGTGATGCCATTGTTGAGCAGGCTCATGAGCAAGGCATGCAGGCGCATATTCCGCCACGTAAAAACCGAAAAGAGCCGCGCGACTACGACACGTACCTGTATCGTCATCGCCACCTGGTTGAGAATGCGTTTTTGTACCTGAAACAGTGGCGTGGTGTGGCGACACGCTACGCGAAGAATCTGTCCTCTTTCCTTGCCGCTGTGCAAATTCGCTGCCTCGTCATGTGGCTCAGAATCTTATGA
- a CDS encoding peptidoglycan DD-metalloendopeptidase family protein, with protein sequence MKTPRDPVMLTRMNGLMRWSALITIAILLTGCATRSTVVVQQPPGGQTAVRPGQAGNGPGTYTVAKGDTLYSIAFRNGTDFRAVAQLNDIAAPYTIWPGQVLKLPGHGVPVSVHAPPSVVVAKTPEQPGAPASVFQPVQAEPVASPPSNSPSTTAATVVPIAGGPTTPPPAAGNTASAVAATPVVATSGGTRTVGGVKWRWPASGAVVGRFQSGAAIPGIDIAGKAGDSVVAAANGVVVYSGNGLVGYGELVIIKHNDSFLSAYGHNRKRLVTEGQQVKAGQQIAEMGSSSSARDEVQFQIRKDGSPVDPLDYLPTK encoded by the coding sequence ATGAAAACTCCACGTGACCCCGTTATGCTGACGCGCATGAATGGATTGATGCGATGGTCCGCCCTTATCACGATTGCGATACTCCTGACCGGCTGTGCCACTCGCAGCACAGTCGTGGTGCAACAACCTCCCGGTGGGCAAACTGCCGTACGCCCGGGGCAGGCTGGTAACGGACCAGGCACTTACACCGTCGCCAAAGGCGATACGCTTTACTCCATTGCTTTCCGCAATGGCACCGACTTCCGCGCGGTGGCGCAGTTGAACGACATCGCCGCGCCGTACACGATCTGGCCGGGGCAAGTGCTGAAGCTCCCCGGGCACGGTGTTCCCGTTTCTGTACATGCTCCCCCGTCGGTCGTGGTGGCCAAAACGCCGGAACAGCCGGGCGCACCAGCGTCGGTATTCCAGCCGGTTCAGGCCGAGCCAGTGGCAAGTCCGCCATCCAATTCGCCATCCACGACAGCGGCGACCGTCGTACCGATTGCCGGCGGGCCTACCACTCCCCCACCAGCCGCCGGCAATACAGCTTCCGCCGTGGCCGCGACGCCGGTAGTGGCAACCAGTGGTGGCACCCGCACGGTGGGTGGTGTGAAGTGGCGCTGGCCGGCTTCCGGCGCGGTGGTCGGGCGCTTCCAATCAGGTGCCGCCATTCCCGGTATCGACATCGCCGGCAAGGCAGGCGATTCCGTGGTGGCTGCTGCGAACGGCGTGGTGGTGTACAGCGGCAATGGCCTGGTGGGCTACGGTGAACTGGTGATCATCAAGCACAACGACAGCTTTCTTTCCGCCTATGGTCATAACCGCAAGCGTCTGGTGACAGAAGGTCAGCAGGTGAAGGCGGGGCAGCAAATTGCCGAAATGGGTTCCAGCAGCAGCGCACGTGATGAGGTGCAGTTCCAGATCCGCAAGGACGGCAGCCCAGTCGACCCGCTGGACTACCTGCCGACGAAGTAA
- a CDS encoding sigma-54 dependent transcriptional regulator — translation MGTLRCGVVPIGTQEGFARVVFDDLQAHAKGGMQLLWQPALGEQTDCDLLILPTQVENFGEVTAELARIRADCPGCSTIVSCQGLVSEQIATLLTAGAFDFVSTPYSMPEFQMRLQRAAGTLQGRCEQHSSMIFRARTHGLIGSSPCFIKQVSSLPIIASCDASVLILGETGTGKEVFARAIHYLSPRASRPRVTVNCGAIPTELMESELFGCVRGAFTSAHAARSGLVHEAEGGTLFLDEIDSLPFGAQAKLLRFLEDKEYRPVGGTCVQRADVRVIVASNNDLLRLTERGTFRSDLYFRLNVLNLMLPTLRDRREDIPELARHFVEQFTRKNHQPALPFTCEALRKLVQYNWPGNVRELHNVIERAVLFCQSAAIEAEGLELPVNPMADPVPESFRAAKARTVEAFERNYIEQLLMINAGNITRAAIAAQKNRRAFFALMRKHAIAPERFRGPGKRTY, via the coding sequence ATGGGCACGTTGCGCTGTGGCGTAGTACCGATCGGCACGCAAGAAGGTTTTGCGCGTGTTGTCTTCGACGACCTGCAAGCGCATGCCAAGGGTGGCATGCAACTGCTGTGGCAGCCGGCACTCGGCGAGCAGACGGATTGCGATCTACTGATCTTGCCCACCCAGGTCGAAAACTTTGGCGAGGTAACCGCCGAGCTTGCGCGCATTCGCGCCGATTGCCCTGGCTGCAGCACCATTGTGAGTTGTCAGGGGTTGGTGTCGGAACAGATAGCGACACTGCTGACTGCCGGTGCTTTCGATTTCGTCTCCACCCCATACTCAATGCCGGAATTCCAGATGCGGCTGCAGCGTGCCGCAGGCACGTTGCAGGGGCGATGCGAGCAGCATTCCTCGATGATTTTCAGGGCGCGTACGCATGGTTTGATCGGGTCCAGCCCGTGTTTCATAAAACAGGTGTCTTCCCTGCCGATCATCGCCAGTTGCGATGCAAGCGTACTGATCTTGGGCGAAACGGGTACCGGCAAGGAAGTGTTTGCGCGCGCCATTCATTATCTTTCACCACGCGCATCCCGCCCACGCGTCACGGTCAACTGCGGGGCCATTCCCACCGAGCTGATGGAGAGCGAGCTGTTTGGCTGTGTACGGGGTGCCTTTACCTCGGCACATGCCGCGCGCAGTGGGTTGGTGCACGAAGCGGAAGGAGGAACGCTGTTCCTGGACGAAATCGACTCCTTGCCATTCGGTGCGCAAGCCAAGTTGTTACGTTTTCTGGAAGACAAGGAATATCGCCCAGTAGGGGGCACCTGCGTGCAGCGAGCGGATGTAAGAGTGATCGTGGCCAGCAACAACGACCTGCTTAGGCTCACCGAGCGTGGCACGTTTCGCAGCGACCTGTATTTCCGTCTCAATGTGCTGAATTTGATGTTACCCACCTTGCGCGATCGTCGCGAAGACATTCCCGAGCTTGCCAGACATTTCGTCGAGCAGTTCACGCGGAAAAATCATCAGCCAGCTTTGCCTTTTACCTGCGAAGCACTGCGCAAACTGGTGCAGTACAACTGGCCCGGCAATGTGCGCGAACTGCACAACGTCATTGAGCGGGCCGTATTGTTTTGCCAGAGTGCAGCGATTGAGGCCGAGGGTCTGGAATTACCTGTCAATCCCATGGCCGACCCAGTTCCCGAATCGTTTCGTGCGGCGAAGGCGCGCACGGTTGAAGCCTTCGAACGCAACTACATCGAGCAGCTACTGATGATCAACGCGGGCAATATCACACGTGCGGCCATTGCCGCACAGAAAAACCGCCGCGCGTTCTTTGCACTGATGCGCAAGCATGCGATTGCACCGGAACGTTTTCGTGGTCCGGGTAAGCGTACTTATTGA
- a CDS encoding antitoxin of toxin-antitoxin stability system, whose protein sequence is MKLEPELRADFMAEAEAAHRPASQVLRELMREFVQHQREARNYDEFLRRKVEAGRASMRAGLGRPNEEVEAEFAARRANAANQT, encoded by the coding sequence ATGAAGCTGGAGCCCGAGCTGCGTGCTGACTTTATGGCCGAGGCCGAGGCTGCTCATCGGCCGGCATCACAAGTACTACGCGAGCTGATGCGTGAGTTCGTCCAACACCAGCGCGAGGCGCGGAACTATGACGAGTTCCTGCGTCGCAAGGTTGAAGCCGGCCGGGCATCAATGCGCGCGGGTCTGGGTCGCCCGAATGAAGAGGTCGAAGCCGAATTCGCCGCACGGCGTGCCAATGCAGCTAACCAGACGTGA
- a CDS encoding type II toxin-antitoxin system RelE/ParE family toxin, translated as MRVIWTPEAQQDRTDVWNYIAADNPWAAARMDDLFSDAATRLAAHPMLGRLGKIPGTREMVPHESYRLVYEIEDETVWILTLIHTARQWPPLRDGGW; from the coding sequence GTGAGAGTCATTTGGACGCCAGAGGCGCAGCAAGATCGCACTGATGTGTGGAATTACATTGCCGCTGACAACCCATGGGCGGCTGCCCGGATGGATGATCTGTTCAGCGATGCGGCAACTCGGTTAGCTGCGCACCCGATGCTCGGTCGCCTCGGGAAGATCCCCGGTACCCGCGAAATGGTCCCACATGAAAGCTATCGCTTGGTCTACGAAATCGAGGACGAGACGGTGTGGATTCTGACCCTAATCCATACCGCTAGGCAGTGGCCACCCTTGCGAGATGGCGGCTGGTGA
- a CDS encoding recombinase family protein encodes MLVGYMRVSSDSDRQSTGLQRDALLAAGVDARHLFQDHASGAKDDRAGLARVLEFVRSGDVLVVWKLDRLGRSLSHLLGIVTSLKDKQVAFRSLTENLDTTTPSGEFLFQVFGALAQYERALIQERVVAGLAAARKRGRIGGRPQAITGEKLDAIIAALDGGMSKAAVCRNFGVKRTTLIETLARVSWPAPSQLGA; translated from the coding sequence ATGTTGGTAGGTTACATGCGCGTGTCGTCGGATTCCGACCGCCAGAGCACGGGCTTGCAACGCGATGCGCTGCTCGCCGCTGGCGTCGATGCGCGCCATCTGTTTCAAGATCATGCTTCGGGCGCGAAGGATGACCGCGCGGGGCTGGCGCGAGTACTCGAATTCGTCCGCTCTGGTGACGTGCTGGTCGTGTGGAAACTCGATCGGCTCGGCCGCTCGCTGTCGCATCTGCTCGGCATCGTGACCTCGCTCAAGGATAAGCAGGTGGCGTTCCGCTCGCTGACGGAAAACCTGGACACCACCACGCCCTCGGGCGAGTTCCTGTTCCAGGTGTTCGGCGCGCTCGCACAGTACGAGCGCGCCTTGATCCAGGAGCGCGTCGTCGCCGGCTTGGCCGCCGCGCGCAAACGCGGCCGGATCGGCGGTCGGCCGCAGGCGATCACTGGCGAGAAGCTGGACGCCATCATTGCCGCGCTCGATGGCGGCATGTCCAAGGCGGCGGTGTGCCGCAACTTCGGCGTCAAGCGCACCACCCTAATCGAAACCCTGGCGCGGGTCAGCTGGCCCGCGCCATCGCAACTCGGAGCGTAG
- a CDS encoding DUF4158 domain-containing protein, with product MDGNAEDQWLLAPAERELVMTKNRANRLGFAILLTFFRERGRFPRDETEVEVQGIAALAKQLDAPIDGEAFLTGRTAERLRGEIRVRFGFREATVADAEMLTEWLRDHIAGEVGGDPDGAHRAQRVHNGVQERLPPTTRERLDALLRPEKSGDAESAVEDAQGEAAGSAPAVLLKLRGSPGRPSLASMQDELAKLELIRGIDLPAGLFDRASPRDLERCRQRVSVEVPRDLRRHPDAARLTWLAAFVYLRARSLTDDLVDLLIETVHQISARAERKVERELLEDLKRVSGKQNLLFNLADATLAEPDGVVRDVVFPVVGEQTLRDLVKEWKATGSTYRITLRTVIRNSYQGALPPHGADLAGRA from the coding sequence GTGGACGGCAACGCGGAAGATCAGTGGCTGTTGGCACCGGCCGAACGCGAGCTGGTGATGACCAAGAACCGCGCGAATCGGCTGGGCTTTGCCATCCTGCTGACCTTCTTCCGCGAGCGCGGCCGTTTCCCGCGCGACGAAACCGAAGTCGAGGTACAGGGCATAGCCGCCCTCGCCAAACAACTCGACGCACCCATCGACGGTGAAGCCTTCCTCACGGGCCGCACTGCCGAGCGGCTGCGCGGCGAAATCCGCGTGCGTTTTGGCTTCCGCGAAGCGACGGTGGCCGATGCCGAGATGCTGACGGAGTGGCTGCGCGATCATATTGCCGGAGAAGTCGGCGGTGACCCGGATGGAGCGCATCGCGCGCAGCGCGTTCATAACGGAGTCCAAGAGCGGCTGCCGCCCACGACCCGCGAACGCCTGGATGCCTTGCTGCGCCCCGAAAAGTCGGGCGACGCCGAGAGCGCCGTTGAAGATGCTCAAGGCGAAGCCGCAGGCAGCGCGCCGGCCGTTCTGCTGAAACTGCGCGGCAGTCCCGGCCGCCCCAGCCTTGCCAGCATGCAGGACGAGTTGGCGAAGCTGGAACTGATCCGGGGCATTGACTTGCCCGCCGGACTGTTCGACCGGGCTTCACCGCGTGATCTGGAGCGCTGCCGCCAGCGTGTGTCGGTCGAGGTTCCCCGCGATCTGCGTCGACATCCAGATGCTGCACGCCTCACCTGGCTGGCTGCTTTCGTCTACCTACGCGCCCGCAGCTTGACCGACGACTTGGTGGACTTGCTGATCGAGACCGTCCACCAGATCAGCGCGCGTGCCGAGCGCAAGGTCGAACGCGAACTGCTGGAAGACCTCAAGCGCGTCTCCGGCAAACAGAACCTGCTGTTCAACCTGGCCGACGCCACGCTGGCCGAGCCGGACGGCGTGGTGCGCGATGTGGTGTTTCCGGTGGTCGGCGAGCAGACGCTGCGCGATCTGGTCAAGGAGTGGAAAGCCACCGGCTCGACCTACCGCATCACGTTGCGCACCGTGATCCGCAATTCGTACCAGGGGGCACTACCGCCGCATGGTGCCGACCTTGCTGGCCGCGCTTGA
- a CDS encoding Tn3 family transposase: protein MVPTLLAALEFRSNNDRHRPVMDALDLVKRFADTKVHTFPADVEVPLDGVVRGLWREAVMEKDAAGRDHVNRVTYEIAVLEALRERLRCKEIWVVGANRYRNPDDDLPTDFEQNREDYYRTLNLPLDGERFIADLQAEMREALFTFDAGLKKNPSVRLSSKGGGWITLTPLDAQPDPPNLTALKAELNAIWPMTSLLDMVKETDLRLSFTDALKSPTSYETMDRSVLQPRLLLCVHGLGTNAGLQRMAGLDSGTTARDLAYVRRRYISVDAMRRAIAIVADGTLHARNPAIWGSGTTACASDSKHFGAWDQNLTTQWHVRYGGRGIMIYWHVERSSLCIHSQLKSPSSSEVASMIEGVIHHCTEMEVDRQYVDSHGQSTVAFAFCRLLGFRLLPRLKAIHSQKLYRLETGKADAYANLQQILTKPIDWDSVRQQYDQMVKYATALRLGTAETEAILRRFTKKNVQHPTYKAFAELGKAIKTIFLCRYLHDEALRREINEGLNVVEQWNGATDFVFFARRGEMASNRREDHEVSMLALHLIQNCMVYVNTLMIQKVLAQPHWQGRFTPRDYAALTPLIWEHVNPYGRFDLDMNTRLDLP, encoded by the coding sequence ATGGTGCCGACCTTGCTGGCCGCGCTTGAATTCCGCTCCAACAACGACCGCCACCGTCCGGTGATGGATGCGCTCGACTTGGTAAAGCGTTTTGCCGACACCAAGGTGCATACCTTCCCGGCCGACGTGGAGGTGCCGCTCGACGGCGTGGTGCGCGGCCTGTGGCGTGAGGCTGTGATGGAGAAAGACGCAGCCGGCCGGGATCACGTCAACCGCGTCACCTATGAAATCGCGGTGCTGGAGGCGCTGCGCGAGCGGCTGCGCTGCAAGGAAATCTGGGTAGTCGGCGCAAACCGCTATCGCAACCCCGACGACGACTTGCCGACCGACTTCGAGCAGAACCGCGAGGACTACTACCGTACGCTGAATCTGCCGCTCGATGGGGAGCGCTTCATCGCCGACTTGCAGGCCGAGATGCGCGAGGCGCTGTTCACCTTCGACGCCGGCTTGAAGAAGAATCCCTCCGTTCGGCTGAGCAGCAAGGGCGGTGGCTGGATCACGCTGACGCCGCTCGATGCACAACCCGATCCACCCAATCTGACTGCGCTCAAGGCCGAACTCAACGCCATCTGGCCGATGACCAGCCTGCTCGATATGGTCAAGGAAACCGATCTGCGGCTGAGCTTCACCGACGCCCTGAAAAGCCCAACTTCCTACGAGACGATGGATCGTTCGGTGTTGCAGCCGCGCCTGCTGCTATGTGTGCACGGCCTGGGCACCAATGCCGGCTTGCAGCGCATGGCCGGGCTGGATTCCGGCACTACGGCGCGCGACCTGGCCTATGTGCGCCGCCGTTACATCAGCGTGGACGCGATGCGCCGCGCGATTGCCATCGTCGCAGACGGCACGCTGCATGCCCGCAACCCGGCGATCTGGGGTAGCGGCACCACCGCCTGCGCGTCGGACTCCAAGCACTTCGGCGCATGGGATCAAAACCTCACCACGCAATGGCATGTGCGCTACGGCGGGCGCGGCATCATGATCTATTGGCACGTCGAGCGCAGCTCGCTGTGCATCCATTCGCAGCTCAAATCACCGTCGTCATCGGAAGTAGCATCGATGATCGAGGGTGTGATCCACCATTGCACCGAAATGGAGGTGGATCGCCAGTATGTCGATTCGCACGGACAGAGCACGGTCGCGTTCGCCTTCTGCCGGCTGCTGGGCTTCCGGTTGCTTCCCCGGTTGAAGGCGATCCACTCACAGAAGCTGTACCGGCTGGAAACCGGCAAGGCCGATGCCTATGCCAACCTGCAACAGATTCTGACCAAGCCCATCGACTGGGACTCGGTGCGGCAGCAGTACGACCAGATGGTCAAGTACGCCACCGCGCTGCGCCTGGGCACAGCGGAGACCGAAGCCATCTTGCGCCGCTTCACCAAGAAGAACGTGCAGCACCCGACCTACAAGGCATTCGCCGAGTTAGGCAAGGCGATCAAGACCATCTTTCTTTGCCGCTACCTGCACGACGAGGCGCTGCGCCGCGAGATCAACGAGGGGCTGAACGTGGTCGAGCAGTGGAACGGTGCGACCGACTTCGTGTTCTTCGCTCGCCGTGGCGAGATGGCGAGCAACCGCCGCGAGGATCATGAGGTCAGCATGCTCGCGCTGCATCTGATCCAGAACTGTATGGTCTACGTCAATACGCTGATGATCCAGAAAGTGCTGGCACAACCGCATTGGCAGGGCAGGTTCACGCCGCGCGACTACGCCGCCCTGACGCCGCTGATCTGGGAGCACGTCAACCCGTATGGGCGGTTTGACCTCGATATGAACACGCGGCTTGACCTGCCGTGA